A region from the Leopardus geoffroyi isolate Oge1 chromosome E3, O.geoffroyi_Oge1_pat1.0, whole genome shotgun sequence genome encodes:
- the LOC123589147 gene encoding CREB-binding protein isoform X6 gives MGMAGNTSPFGQPFSQTGGQQMGAPGVNPQLSSKQSMVNSLPPFPTDIKNPSVTNVPNMSQMQTSVGIVPTQAITAGPTADPEKRKLIQQQLVLLLHAHKCQRREQANGEVRACSLPHCRTMKNVLNHMTHCQAGKACQVAHCASSRQIISHWKNCTRHDCPVCLPLKNASDKRNQQTILGSPASGIQNTIGSVGTGQQNAASLSNPNPIDPSSMQRAYAALGLPYLNQPQTQLQPQVPGQQPAQPQSHQQMRTLNPLGNNPMNIPAGGITTDQQPPNLISESALPTSLGATNPLMNDGSGSANLGTLSTIPTAAPPSSTGVRKSWHEHVTQDLRSHLVHKLVQAIFPTPDPAALKDRRMENLVAYAKKVEGDMYESANSRDEYYHLLAEKIYKIQKELEEKRRSRLHKQGILGNQPALPAPGAQPPGIPQAQPVRPPNGPMPLPVNRVQVSQGMNSFTPMSLGNVQLPQAPMGPRAASPMNHSVPMNSMGSVPGMAISPSRMPQPPNMMGAHSNNIMAQAPAQNQFLPQNQFQSSGGAMSVSSVGLGQPAAQTGVPQGQVPGAALPNPLNMLGPQASQLPCPPVTQSPLHQTPPPASTAAGMPSLQHPSAPGMTPPQPAAPTQPSTPVSSSGQTPTPTPGSVPSASQTQSTPTVQAAAQAQVTPQPQTPVQPPSVATPQSSQQQPTPVHAQPPGTPLSQAAASIDNRVPTPSSVASAETNSQQPGPEAPMLEMKAEVKTEDTEPDASESKGEPGSAMMEEDLQGSSQVKEETDTTEQKSEPMEVDEKKPEVKVETKEEEESSANGAASQSTSPSQPRKKIFKPEELRQALMPTLEALYRQDPESLPFRQPVDPQLLGIPDYFDIVKNPMDLSTIKRKLDTGQYQEPWQYVDDVWLMFNNAWLYNRKTSRVYKFCSKLAEVFEQEIDPVMQSLGYCCGRKYEFSPQTLCCYGKQLCTIPRDAAYYSYQNSSPKYGLLADRYHFCEKCFTEIQGENVTLGDDPSQPQTTISKDQFEKKKNDTLDPEPFVDCKECGRKMHQICVLHYDIIWPSGFVCDNCLKKTGRTRKENKFSAKRLQTTRLGNHLEDRVNKFLRRQNHPEAGEVFVRVVASSDKTVEVKPGMKSRFVDSGEMSESFPYRTKALFAFEEIDGVDVCFFGMHVQEYGSDCPPPNTRRVYISYLDSIHFFRPRCLRTAVYHEILIGYLEYVKKLGYVTGHIWACPPSEGDDYIFHCHPPDQKIPKPKRLQEWYKKMLDKAFAERIIHDYKDIFKQATEDRLTSAKELPYFEGDFWPNVLEESIKELEQEEEERKKEESSAASETTEGSQGDSKNAKKKNNKKTNKNKSSISRANKKKPSMPNVSNDLSQKLYATMEKHKEVFFVIHLHAGPVINTLPPIVDPDPLLSCDLMDGRDAFLTLARDKHWEFSSLRRSKWSTLCMLVELHTQGQDRFVYTCNECKHHVETRWHCTVCEDYDLCINCYNTKSHAHKMVKWGLGLDDEGSSQGEPQSKSPQESRRLSIQRCIQSLVHACQCRNANCSLPSCQKMKRVVQHTKGCKRKTNGGCPVCKQLIALCCYHAKHCQENKCPVPFCLNIKHKLRQQQIQHRLQQAQLMRRRMATMNTRNVPQQSLPSPTSAPPGTPTQQPSTPQTPQPPAQPQPSPVSMSPAGFPGVARTQPPTTVSAGKPANQVPAPPPPAQPPPAAVEAARQIEREAQQQQHLYRVNINNGVPPGRTGMVTPVGQMAPAGLNVPRPGPVSGPVVPNLPPGQWQQAPLPQQQPMPGMPRPVMSMQAQPAVAGPRMPSVQPPRSISPGALQDLLRTLKSPSSPQQQQQVLNILKSNPQLMAAFIKQRTAKYVASQPGLQPQPGLQPQPGLQAQPGLHQQPGLQNLNAMQAGGPRPGVPPQQQAMGGLNPQGQALNIMNPGHNPSMASMNPQYREMLRRQLLQQQQQQQQQPPPPPPPQGGAGMAGGMAGHGQFQQPQGPGGYPPAMQQQRMQQHLPIQGSSMGQMAAQMGQLSQMGQPGLGADGTPNIQQALQQRILQQQQMKQQIGSPGQPNPMSPQQHMLSGQPQASHLPGQQMATSLSSQVRSPAPVQSPRPQSQPPHSSPSPRIQPQPSPHHVSPQTGSPHPGLAVTMASSIDQGHLGNPEQSAMLPQLNTPNRSALSSELSLVGDTTGDTLEKFVEGL, from the exons CCATCCTGGGGTCTCCAGCTAGTGGGATTCAGAACACGATCGGTTCTGTCGGCACAGGCCAGCAGAACGCCGCTTCGCTGAGTAACCCGAATCCCATCGACCCCAGCTCCATGCAGCGCGCGTATGCTGCCCTTGGTCTCCCCTACCTGAACCAGCCCCAGACGCAGCTGCAGCCTCAGGTTCCCGGCCAGCAACCAGCACAGCCTCAAAGTCACCAGCAGATGAGGACTCTCAACCCCCTGG gAAATAACCCAATGAACATTCCAGCAGGAGGAATAACAACAGATCAGCAGCCGCCAAACTTGATTTCAGAATCAGCTCTTCCAACTTCCCTCGGGGCCACAAA CCCACTGATGAACGATGGCTCAGGCTCTGCAAACCTCGGGACCCTCAGCACTATACCCACAGCGGCACCTCCTTCCAGCACCGGTGTGCGGAAAAGCTGGCACGAACATGTCACTCAGGACCTGCGGAGCCACCTAGTGCATAAACT GGTCCAAGCCATCTTCCCAACCCCTGACCCGGCAGCCCTGAAGGATCGCCGCATGGAGAACCTGGTGGCCTATGCTAAGAAAGTGGAGGGGGACATGTACGAGTCCGCCAACAGCAGG GATGAATACTATCACTTACTGGCCGAAAAAATTTACAAGATACaaaaagaactagaagaaaagCGGAGGTCACGTTTACACAAACAAGGCATCCTGGGTAACCAGCCCGCCCTACCAGCCCCCGGGGCACAGCCCCCTGGGATTCCGCAGGCACAACCTGTGAGGCCTCCAA ATGGACCCATGCCCCTGCCAGTGAATCGTGTGCAGGTTTCTCAAG GGATGAATTCATTTACCCCAATGTCCTTGGGGAACGTACAGTTGCCGCAGGCTCCCATGGGACCGCGTGCAGCGTCCCCCATGAACCACTCTGTCCCGATGAACAGCATGGGCTCCGTTCCAGGG ATGGCCATTTCTCCTTCCCGAATGCCCCAGCCTCCGAACATGATGGGCGCTCACAGCAACAACATCATGGCCCAGGCGCCTGCGCAGAACCAGTTCCTGCCTCAGAACCAGTTCCAGTCCTCCGGCGGGGCGATGAGTGTGAGCAGTGTGGGCCTGGGCCAGCCGGCGGCCCAGACGGGCGTGCCGCAG GGACAGGTGCCTGGTGCTGCTCTTCCTAACCCTCTGAACATGCTTGGGCCTCAGGCCAGCCAGCTGCCTTGTCCACCAGTGACACAGTCACCGTTGCACCAGACGCCACCCCCTGCTTCCACGGCCGCGGGCATGCCGTCTCTCCAGCACCCGTCGGCGCCTGGGATGACTCCTCCCCAGCCAGCAGCTCCCACCCAGCCATCGACTCCTGTGTCGTCTTCCGGGCAGACCCCTACCCCGACTCCCGGCTCGGTGCCCAGTGCCAGCCAGACCCAGAGCACCCCGACGGTCCAGGCAGCAGCCCAGGCCCAGGTGACCCCACAGCCTCAGACCCCAGTCCAGCCCCCGTCTGTGGCCACCCCTCAGTCATCACAACAGCAGCCGACGCCTGTGCATGCCCAGCCTCCCGGCACACCG CTTTCCCAGGCAGCAGCCAGCATCGATAACCGGGTCCCCACTCCTTCCTCGGTGGCCAGCGCCGAAACCAACTCCCAGCAGCCAGGACCCGAGGCACCGATGCTGGAGATGAAAGCAGAGGTCAAGACTGAGGACACTGAGCCTGATGCCAGTGAATCCAAGGGGGAGCCGGGGTCTGCG atgATGGAGGAGGATCTGCAAGGATCTTCTCAAgttaaagaagaaacagacacaacAGAACAGAAATCTGAACCGATGGAAGTGGACGAGAAGAAACCGGAAGTCAAAGTAGAAactaaagaggaagaagagagcagCGCTAATGGGGCCGCCTCTCAGTCAACATCTCCTTCACAGCCACGCAAAAAAA TCTTTAAGCCGGAAGAGTTACGCCAGGCTCTGATGCCAACCCTGGAAGCGCTGTACCGCCAGGACCCGGAGTCCTTGCCTTTCCGGCAGCCTGTGGACCCCCAGCTGCTAGGGATCCCG GATTATTTTGACATTGTCAAGAACCCTATGGACCTTTCCACCATCAAGCGGAAGCTGGACACGGGGCAGTACCAAGAACCCTGGCAGTATGTGGATGACGTCTGGCTCATGTTCAACAACGCCTGGCTCTATAACCGGAAGACGTCCCGGGTCTACAAGTTCTGCAGCAAACTTGCTGAGGTCTTTGAGCAGGAAATTGACCCCGTCATGCAGTCCCTTGGATATTGTTGTGGGCGCAAG TATGAGTTTTCCCCACAGACTTTGTGCTGCTACGGGAAGCAGCTGTGTACAATTCCTCGCGACGCTGCCTACTACAGCTATCAGAACAG TTCACCCAAGTATGGCCTTCTTGCTGACAGGTATCATTTCTGTGAGAAGTGTTTCACAGAGATCCAGGGGGAGAATGTTACCCTGGGTGACGACCCTTCACAACCCCAGAC gacaATTTCAAAGGATcagtttgaaaagaagaaaaatgatacctTAGATCCTGAACC TTTTGTCGATTGCAAGGAGTGTGGCCGGAAGATGCATCAGATTTGTGTTCTGCACTATGACATCATTTGGCCTTCGGG CTTCGTGTGCGACAACTGCCTGAAGAAAACCGGCAGAACTCGGAAAGAAAACAAGTTCAGTGCGAAGA GACTACAGACCACGCGATTGGGCAACCACTTGGAAGACCGAGTCAACAAGTTTTTGCGGCGACAGAATCATCCCGAAGCCGGGGAGGTCTTTGTCCGGGTGGTGGCCAGCTCAGACAAGACTGTGGAGGTCAAGCCTGGGATGAAGTCACG GTTTGTGGATTCCGGGGAAATGTCTGAATCTTTCCCGTATCGAACCAAAGCACTCTTTGCTTTTGAGGAAATTGACGGAGTGGATGTGTGCTTCTTTGGGATGCACGTGCAAGAGTACGGCTCCGATTGCCCCCCTCCAAACACAAG GCGTGTATACATATCTTATCTGGACAGTATTCATTTCTTCCGGCCCCGGTGCCTCCGGACCGCTGTTTACCATGAGATCCTTATTGGATATTTAGAATACGTGAAGAAATTGGG GTATGTAACAGGACACATCTGGGCCTGCCCCCCGAGTGAAGGAGATGACTATATCTTCCATTGCCACCCCCCTGATCAGAAAATCCCCAAACCAAAGCGCCTGCAGGAGTGGTACAAGAAGATGCTGGACAAGGCATTTGCGGAACGGATCATTCACGACTACAAG GACATTTTCAAACAAGCGACCGAAGACAGGCTCACCAGTGCCAAGGAGCTGCCCTATTTTGAGGGTGACTTCTGGCCCAATGTGCTGGAGGAGAGCATTAAGGAGTTGgagcaagaagaagaagagaggaagaaggaggagagcagTGCAGCCAGTGAGACCACGGAG GGCAGCCAGGGTGACAGCAAGAATGccaagaagaagaacaacaagaAAACCAATAAGAATAAAAGCAGCATCAGTCGAGCCAACAAAAAGAAGCCCAGCATGCCCAACGTGTCCAACGACTTGTCCCAGAAGCTCTACGCCACCATGGAGAAGCACAAGGAG GTCTTCTTTGTGATTCACCTGCACGCCGGGCCCGTCATCAACACGCTGCCCCCCATCGTCGACCCTGACCCCCTGCTCAGCTGTGACCTCATGGACGGGCGTGACGCCTTCCTCACCCTCGCCAGGGACAAGCACTGGGAGTTCTCGTCCCTGCGCCGGTCCAAGTGGTCCACGCTGTGCATGCTGGTGGAGCTGCACACACAGGGCCAGGACCGGTTTGTCTACACCTGCAACGAGTGCAAGCACCACGTGGAGACGCGCTGGCACTGCACCGTGTGCGAG GACTACGACCTGTGCATCAACTGCTACAACACGAAGAGCCACGCCCACAAGATGGTGAAGTGGGGGCTGGGCCTGGACGACGAGGGCAGCAGCCAGGGCGAGCCGCAGTCCAAGAGCCCCCAGGAGTCGCGGCGCCTGAGCATCCAGCGCTGCATCCAGTCCCTGGTGCATGCCTGCCAGTGCCGCAACGCCAACTGCTCGCTGCCGTCCTGCCAGAAGATGAAGCGGGTGGTGCAGCACACCAAGGGCTGCAAGCGCAAGACCAACGGGGGCTGCCCAGTGTGCAAGCAGCTCATCGCCCTCTGCTGCTACCACGCCAAACACTGCCAGGAGAACAAATGCCCGGTGCCCTTCTGCCTCAACATCAAACACAAGCTCCGCCAGCAGCAGATCCAGCACCGCCTGCAGCAGGCTCAGCTCATGCGCCGGCGGATGGCCACCATGAACACCCGCAACGTGCCTCAGCAGAGTCTGCCTTCCCCTACCTCAGCACCGCCCGGGACCCCCACGCAGCAGCCCAGCACGCCCCAGACGCCGCAGCCACccgcccagccccagccctcgcCCGTGAGCATGTCACCGGCCGGCTTCCCCGGCGTGGCCCGGACTCAGCCCCCCACCACGGTGTCCGCCGGGAAGCCCGCCAACCAGGTGCCGGCCCCGccaccccccgcccagcccccgcCGGCCGCGGTGGAAGCGGCCCGGCAGATCGAGCGCGAggcgcagcagcagcagcacctgtaCCGGGTGAACATCAACAACGGCGTGCCCCCGGGGCGCACGGGCATGGTGACCCCGGTGGGCCAGATGGCCCCCGCGGGCCTGAACgtgccccggcccggcccggtcAGCGGGCCCGTCGTGCCCAACCTGCCGCCCGGGCAGTGGCAGCAGGCGCCTCTCCCCCAGCAGCAGCCGATGCCGGGCATGCCCAGGCCCGTGATGTCCATGCAGGCCCAGCCGGCCGTGGCAGGGCCTCGGATGCCCAGCGTGCAGCCGCCCCGGAGCATCTCGCCCGGCGCCCTGCAGGACCTGTTGCGGACCCTGAAGTCGCCCAGCTccccgcagcagcagcagcaggtgcTCAACATCCTCAAGTCAAACCCTCAGCTGATGGCGGCTTTCATCAAGCAGCGCACGGCCAAGTACGTGGCCAGTCAGCCcggcctccagccccagcccggcctccagccccagcccggcCTCCAGGCCCAGCCCGGCCTGCACCAGCAGCCCGGCCTGCAGAACCTGAACGCCATGCAAGCCGGCGGGCCCCGGCCCGGCGTGCCCCCGCAGCAGCAGGCGATGGGAGGCCTGAACCCCCAGGGCCAGGCCCTGAACATCATGAACCCGGGGCACAACCCCAGCATGGCGAGCATGAACCCGCAGTACAGAGAGATGCTGCGCCGGCAGCTgctgcagcagcagcaacagcagcagcagcagccgccgccgccgccaccgccacaGGGCGGCGCGGGCATGGCCGGGGGCATGGCCGGGCACGGCCAGTTCCAGCAGCCCCAGGGACCCGGAGGCTACCCGCCGGCCATGCAGCAGCAGCGGATGCAGCAGCACCTCCCCATCCAGGGCAGCTCCATGGGCCAGATGGCGGCTCAGATGGGACAGCTCAGCCAGATGGGGCAGCCCGGGCTGGGCGCGGACGGCACCCCCAACATCCAGCAGGCCCTGCAGCAGCGGATTCTGCAGCAGCAGCAGATGAAGCAGCAGATCGGGTCCCCGGGCCAGCCGAACCCCATGAGCCCCCAGCAGCACATGCTCTCAGGACAGCCCCAGGCCTCGCACCTCCCCGGCCAGCAGATGGCCACGTCCCTCAGTAGCCAGGTGCGGTCCCCGGCCCCTGTCCAGTCTCCGCGGCCCCAGTCCCAGCCTCCACATTCCAGCCCGTCGCCACGGATCCAGCCCCAGCCTTCGCCGCACCACGTCTCGCCCCAGACCGGTTCCCCCCACCCAGGACTCGCGGTCACCATGGCCAGCTCCATAGATCAGGGACACTTGGGGAACCCCGAACAGAGTGCAATGCTCCCCCAGCTGAACACCCCCAACAGGAGTGCGTTGTCCAGTGAGCTGTCCCTGGTCGGCGACACCACAGGAGACACCCTAGAAAAGTTTGTGGAGGGTTTGTAG